In Bacillota bacterium, the genomic window AGCAGGAACTGAGTGGGGGCTGTCCCCTTGTCCATTGCCTGCCGGGCAAGCTCACGATAGCCACTGCGTACACCAGGCAGTTTCAGTTCTTTGCAGTAAAGGTCAACCAGGCCTTCGACAGCTGTCTGGTCGGGCGTCATGCTCCCACCCCCAGGAGCCTGTCGTAATCCTGTGGATTCCCAACATCGACCCGGAGAGCCAAGAGGTGCTGCGGTGTGCCGGCGCCGGCGCTCAGATCAGGTTCGGTCCCCGTTCTGTTCAGCAGTTCCTGCCGCACCTCATCGGCCACCACGCGCCCCTGCCTGATGGCCCGGGCGAGCACCTCCAGGATATCTTCCTGCTCAAAGTCACGGTGCAGCATGAGTATCTCCACGAACTCGCGATACCCGGTCGGATCCGCCTTGCTCGCCAGTTCCCGGGCCTGCTGGTACAGACTGGGCAGGCGCCTCACTACCGCGGCATGTGCTGCAGCATAGGGTTTCCGGCTGATCGCCTTCAGGTAGTGCTCGATCTTCAGGCTCGAGTTAGGGTGGTCAACTTTTTGGCGCCGGGCCTGTTGCCAAACGCTTGTTGTGCAGGATCATCTGAGCTAGAATGGAGGTAAGGATTGGCACAGGCAGGTGATCTAATAGGCATGATGGGAGTCAAGGACTTCCAGGGCAAGTTATTGTATGGCTTCTCGCTTGAGGAAAAGGTCCCCGCCGATCACCTCCTCCGGATCATCAGCAGCACGGTTGACTTCGGATTCATCCGCCGCCTCGCACGCCCGTTCTATAGCCACACCGGGGCGCCGTCAGTTGATCCTGTCGTGGTCTTCAAGATGAGCCTCATCGGCTACCTGTACGCAATCACGTCTGAGAGGCGACTGGCTGAAGAGTGCCGGCTGAAGATGGCCTTCCTGTGGTTCCTCGGGTACGACTTGGACGAGACCCCACCCGATCACAGCATTCTCTCGAAGGCAAGAGCCAGGTTCGGGAGAAAGGTCCACGAGGAGTTCTTTGCCGAGATCGTGAGGCAATGTAAGGAGA contains:
- a CDS encoding transposase: MAQAGDLIGMMGVKDFQGKLLYGFSLEEKVPADHLLRIISSTVDFGFIRRLARPFYSHTGAPSVDPVVVFKMSLIGYLYAITSERRLAEECRLKMAFLWFLGYDLDETPPDHSILSKARARFGRKVHEEFFAEIVRQCKEKGLVESDQAFPRFHAPQGERLAGLAREQVAVLDPEKA